The Arcobacter roscoffensis genome segment TTTTAGCTTTTGTGTTGCATTTAGCATTGTTTCTTGTAGATTTTCAGGGACTCTTTTTCTAAAATCTTCTTGATATTTATTTATACTATCTATTAATCTTGACATTATATTCCTTTAAATTCTTGTTATTTATTTTAAAACCAACCAGTTGGTCTGTTGGAATATTAACAAGAAATCAAACTTGTGTCAAGCACTTTTTTGATTTCTTATTTAGTTTTTATTTGTTTTGAGTAGTTTTTTTAGTAGGTTTAGGTTTGTTTTGAGGTATTAAAGGTTTCGGTGCATTAGGCTTTTTAGGTTTATTTACTCCTATTGATAAAGAGTTAAAATTTTGATTTGTAAAAGCTGATTTTGAATCAATTAGTTTATCGCCTTTTCCTCCATGCATATCGATATTTTTTGCATTTTGATTATTAAATGAGTAATTAGCATATAAAATATTTGAAAACACTAAACTTATAAATATTATATATTTCATTCTTCTTCCTTTTTTTTATTCTTTTTTTCTCTTATATTTTTTGCTATTCCATAAATAGTAATTCCTATCCAAAATACTTCGATTATGAAAGAACCCAAGTTAAAGTGTACAAAAAGAGATATTAAAAGTAAGATAGCACCAACAAGGTTTAAAAGTTGATACTGAATTGATCTAATAGTATATTTATCCATTTGTAAAAGTAAGTAAGCAAAAACAACAAATGCCATTCCCACAAAGCCTATCCATTGGTAAATATCCAAGGTATTCTCCTGTCGTGATTTAAAATCGGATTGTAGCTTTTTTTTGATAATAAAGCCTTAATTTAGTATCTTAAATATATAAAATATTTTGGAGATTTATTTTGACAGAGATTATCTTAGGTTTAGTCACGTTTTTTACATCTGCTATTGCTGCTATTGTAGGTCTTGGTGGTGGTATGATGTTGATTGCTGTTCTTCCATCTTTTTTACCTTTAAATGCCATAATTCCAGTACATGGTCTAACTCAAATGTCAAGCAATGTAAGCCGAGCAGTTTTTGGATACAAAGATATACAGTATGAAACTATTCCAAAGTTTTTAATTGGCTCACTTTTAGGAGTAGGTCTTTTTGCTAGTATAGTCTCAGTTATTTCACTAGAGTATGTTCCTTTGTTCATAGGAATTTATATACTTCTATCTTTATGGTCAAAAAAGTTTAATAACAAAATCAAAAAGTTTGAAAACTACTATATCTTAGGCTTTTTTCAATCAGGATTATCCGTAGTTGTTGGTGCAACTGGACCTTTGACACTTACTTTACTTTATAAAGACTATATTGATAAAAATAAAGTAGTAGCCACAAGTGCTGCTTTGATGAGCATATCTCATCTTTTAAAAATACTTGTATTTATCTATTTTGGTTTTGTATTTTTTGATTATATAGAACTTATAACAGTTATGATAATAGCTGCTATTTTAGGCTCATATGTAGGAACAAAACTAAGAAATAAAATAGATGGAAAAAAGTTTGCTATTGTTTTAAAAGTTTTATTATCTATTTTAGCTTTTAAGTTGATACTTGGCTTATTTATATAAGTTTATTTTTAGACAAAATAGTTTAAAACAAAGATTATAAACAGTATAGATAGTAAAGTTTGTACTGTTATAATTGAAGACATTAAGTTTATATCTCCACCAAGTTGTCTTGCTAGTACAAAAGAGGAGGGTGCTGTTGGAAGTACCGCAAAGATGATAAGTATTGAAATCATAAAGTCATCTAAATTAAAAAGTTTAGCTACTAAAAACATGATTATGGGTGTTATGATTAGCTTTGCTAAATTTGCATTAAATATTTCATTTTTAGATGAGTTTATCTCTTTTAGAACAAGTCCAAAGCCAACTGATAAAAGTCCTAGTGGAAGTGCTGCTGAGCTTAAAATGGCTAATATTTTATCTGCTATTACAGGAAGCTGTACCCCTAAAAAATTTATCATACCTCCTATGAAGCAAGCTATTATCAAAGGATTTGTGATTATTGATTTAAGCAAATATATAAAAGTTAATTTATTGTTATTTATATAAAGTGCAAAACTTGAAATACAAAGTATATTTATAAATGGAATAACAAAAGTCATTAATATTGCTGCTAAAACAAGACCTTTATCTCCAAAAATAGAATCAACTAAAGCTAAAAAAACGTATGTATTAAATCTAATACCACCTTGTACAATAGATGTAAAAGCATCACCTTTGAATTTGAATAGTTTATTTATTATAATTAGAAGTATAAAAACAAAGCTAATAGCAAAAATTGCAGTAGCTACAAAGTTTAATCCATCTACTCCTTTAAGGTTTGCAGTTGAGAGTTTATAAATCAAAAGTGATGGCATCAAAATAAAGTATGTTAATTTGTCAGCTTGAGGCCAAAACTCTTTTGATGGGAATTTGATTTTTTTTAAGAAGTAACCAATCATAATCAGCGAAAAGATAGGAATTAGTGCTGTAAAAATATGTATCATAGTTACTCCTTAACTTTGCTTTATAAAAAGTTTCAATATAATCTAAACAATTGAAACAATTTTGAAACTTTAGAATTATAGATTAAAAATATATAGGATAAGATTAAATGCTTTTTAAAAATGAAAAAAAATACACTCTTTATGATATACAAAAGCTTTTTTCTCAAATCCCTGTGATATTTATAATGATATTTGCAAGTTTATTTATTGTAATTTCATATTTTATTTTAGAAGCTAAAGAAAATAGAGAAATAGATCTTTTAAAACAAAAATCTTTTTTAAGCTATAAGTTTGAAAAAAAAGAACAAATTATTGATTTTAAGTCAAAAGTAGAAGAGCAGCTAAAAGAAGGCTTTTTAGAAGAAGAAACTTTATTAAAAAAAGTAACTTATAAAGCTATTGGTTATTTAGAATCAAACTCTTTATCAAAGTTTGATTTACTTACAGATTATTTACAAAAAATAGAAAAACAAAACCACATAGAACTAGTAGTATTTACAAAAGATAATCTAAATATTTTATATGGAAAAGATTCAATTAGTTATTTACAAAAGTTAATATTTAATTCAGATACAAAAAATCATGAAAATATAACATTGAAGTATATTTACTCTCAAGGGCAAAGTAACCTTCAATATTGGAAGGATGATTTAAAAAGAACAGTTAGATTAAGCTTTTTTGATAAGATAACTATAAATGGCTATGAGTATTTTGTGGGTTCATTTTCTACTATTAATTCCATAAAAGAAATCACTAAAAGCTCTATAATGAGCACAATTTCAAATCAAAATTATGATATATGGTTTTATGATATTATCTCCCAAGATACTTTTAATTTTAATGCTAAGAAAAAAAATATAAAATCTAATGAACTACTTAAAAATAAAGATGATAATATCTCATATAAGATTTTAGAACATTATTTTAAAGATTATGAATATAATAAAAAATTTAAAGATTATACCTACTTTTATGATAAGTATAATTTTTTGATAGTAAGTTTTTATGATGAAAATGAAATCAACGATGAAATGAAATATACTGTAAAACAAATAAAAAAAGAGTATCTAAATCAGTTTTTTCAAATATCAACATTGATTATAATTATAACTACTGTTTTTATACTTTTTACATATATCTTCTCTAATTTTATTAAAAATATTTTCAATGAATACAATGATGAACTTGAAGGTAAAACTTTATCTTTGGAGCATTGGAAAAAAAGATTTGAACTTGCTATTATTGCTTCAAATGATGGATTATGGGATATTGATTTCAAAACTAAAAAGATATACTTTTCTGATAAATGGCTTGAAATGTTTGCTTATGAAAAGCAAGAATTACAAACATTTTCAGATTGGTTTGAACTAATTCATAATGAAGATAAAAAAAATGTAGAAAAGCTTTTTGATAAAATCTTTGCAAAAGTTGATGATACTTTTATTTGTGAGTATAGACTAAAAACAAAAAATGATGGTTTCAAATGGGTACTTGCACGTGGAAAAGCCTTTGTAAATGACAAAAACGAACTAGATAGAATGCTTATGATGTCAATGGATATAGATAAAAATAAAAGAATGAAAAAAGAACTTTTAGATGTTGAATATCTTGTTGAAGATGGGAAAATCGTAATCTTTAAACTTAAAAATGATGAGAATTTATCAGTTCAATATATCTCAAATAGTATTAAGTCTTTTGGCTATACAAAAAAGAATTTTGAACAAAAAGAAATGAATTTTTTAAATCTAATTCATAAAGAAGATACAAACAAAGTTCAAGTAGCAATAAATGCAGCACTTAAAAATGATCTTCCAAATTTTACAGTTGTATGTAGAGTAAAAAATGCAGCAAATGAAACTAGATGGATTTCATCAAGAGTAATACTTATCAAAAATCATTCAGGAAAAGTTTCTCATTTTTACGGTTATATAAATGACATAACAAAAATCAAGTTAAGTGAAGAAGACCTAAAACTAAAAGTTGAAGATGAAGTAAAGAAAAATAGAGAAAAAGATAGAATTTTAATTCAACAAAGTAAGTTAGCAGCTATGGGAGAAATGCTTGGAAATATAGCACACCAGTGGAGGCAGCCTCTAAATAATATCTCTTTAATCATGCAGTTTTTAAGAGATAACTATAAAAATGAAGCAGTTAGTGAGCAAAAACTAGATAAGTTTATGAATAAAGCAAATAAACATATAGAGTATATGAGTGAAACAATAGATGATTTTAGAAACTTCTATAAACCCTCAAAAACTCAAGATAAATTTAGCATAAAAGATTGTATAAACACACTTTTATATATGATAAAAAATCAGTATGAAAGTGATGGTGTTAGAATAGAGTTTGAATGTGAAGATATAATAATCATTAACTATGAAAATGAATTAAAGCAAGCATTACTGAATATCTTAAACAATGCAAAAGATGCTTTATTAATCAAAAAAGAGAATAAAAAGTTTGATGCAACTATCAAAATAGTAGTAAAGAAACAAGATGATAAACTAAAAATAGAAATCTTAAATAACGGTGATAATATTAAAAATGATATAATAGATAGGATTTTTGAACCCTATTTTACTACAAAGTTTGAGACTCAAGGTACGGGAATAGGGCTTTATATGACAAAATCAATAATTGAGACAAATATGAAAGGAAAAATTCAAGTTGAAAATATAAAAGATGGTGTGAAGTTTATAATCACATTAAATATTTGAAACAGGATATAAAAAATGAGTGAAATAATTACAAGAGTTTTATTAGTAGAAGATGAAGAAGATGCAAGAGAAATATTGGAGTTTTATTTAGATACGATTTTTGATGAAGTGCAAATCGCTTGTGATGGAGAACAAGGTTTAGAGCTATATAAAAAATATCATGATGAAAATAAAACCTTTGACTTAGTTCTAACAGATATAAAAATGCCAAATAAAGATGGTCTTTCAATGATTGATGATATAACAGTTTTAAATGAAAATCAAAAGTTCATCATAGTATCAGCATATAAAGATGAAGAATACCTATTTCGATCAATAGGACTAAATGTAATCTCATATTTCGTTAAACCCCTAGAAGTAAAAACAGTAATGGAAATGTTAAAAAAAGTAAAAACAAAAGTCCTAGAAGATAAATCATCAAAACAAGAAGACTTAGATGAAGTAATAAAGCTAAATCAGACCTACTCATATAATAG includes the following:
- a CDS encoding sensor histidine kinase is translated as MLFKNEKKYTLYDIQKLFSQIPVIFIMIFASLFIVISYFILEAKENREIDLLKQKSFLSYKFEKKEQIIDFKSKVEEQLKEGFLEEETLLKKVTYKAIGYLESNSLSKFDLLTDYLQKIEKQNHIELVVFTKDNLNILYGKDSISYLQKLIFNSDTKNHENITLKYIYSQGQSNLQYWKDDLKRTVRLSFFDKITINGYEYFVGSFSTINSIKEITKSSIMSTISNQNYDIWFYDIISQDTFNFNAKKKNIKSNELLKNKDDNISYKILEHYFKDYEYNKKFKDYTYFYDKYNFLIVSFYDENEINDEMKYTVKQIKKEYLNQFFQISTLIIIITTVFILFTYIFSNFIKNIFNEYNDELEGKTLSLEHWKKRFELAIIASNDGLWDIDFKTKKIYFSDKWLEMFAYEKQELQTFSDWFELIHNEDKKNVEKLFDKIFAKVDDTFICEYRLKTKNDGFKWVLARGKAFVNDKNELDRMLMMSMDIDKNKRMKKELLDVEYLVEDGKIVIFKLKNDENLSVQYISNSIKSFGYTKKNFEQKEMNFLNLIHKEDTNKVQVAINAALKNDLPNFTVVCRVKNAANETRWISSRVILIKNHSGKVSHFYGYINDITKIKLSEEDLKLKVEDEVKKNREKDRILIQQSKLAAMGEMLGNIAHQWRQPLNNISLIMQFLRDNYKNEAVSEQKLDKFMNKANKHIEYMSETIDDFRNFYKPSKTQDKFSIKDCINTLLYMIKNQYESDGVRIEFECEDIIIINYENELKQALLNILNNAKDALLIKKENKKFDATIKIVVKKQDDKLKIEILNNGDNIKNDIIDRIFEPYFTTKFETQGTGIGLYMTKSIIETNMKGKIQVENIKDGVKFIITLNI
- a CDS encoding sulfite exporter TauE/SafE family protein, which gives rise to MTEIILGLVTFFTSAIAAIVGLGGGMMLIAVLPSFLPLNAIIPVHGLTQMSSNVSRAVFGYKDIQYETIPKFLIGSLLGVGLFASIVSVISLEYVPLFIGIYILLSLWSKKFNNKIKKFENYYILGFFQSGLSVVVGATGPLTLTLLYKDYIDKNKVVATSAALMSISHLLKILVFIYFGFVFFDYIELITVMIIAAILGSYVGTKLRNKIDGKKFAIVLKVLLSILAFKLILGLFI
- a CDS encoding response regulator transcription factor, which encodes MSEIITRVLLVEDEEDAREILEFYLDTIFDEVQIACDGEQGLELYKKYHDENKTFDLVLTDIKMPNKDGLSMIDDITVLNENQKFIIVSAYKDEEYLFRSIGLNVISYFVKPLEVKTVMEMLKKVKTKVLEDKSSKQEDLDEVIKLNQTYSYNRKTNLLYKNDELINLSKKETLLIQALITNIKEIKTKEYLKEFIWNDSNTSDATMRTVIKRVKDKVSDDDFIVSKKGLGYIVE
- a CDS encoding AEC family transporter, translating into MIHIFTALIPIFSLIMIGYFLKKIKFPSKEFWPQADKLTYFILMPSLLIYKLSTANLKGVDGLNFVATAIFAISFVFILLIIINKLFKFKGDAFTSIVQGGIRFNTYVFLALVDSIFGDKGLVLAAILMTFVIPFINILCISSFALYINNNKLTFIYLLKSIITNPLIIACFIGGMINFLGVQLPVIADKILAILSSAALPLGLLSVGFGLVLKEINSSKNEIFNANLAKLIITPIIMFLVAKLFNLDDFMISILIIFAVLPTAPSSFVLARQLGGDINLMSSIITVQTLLSILFIIFVLNYFV
- a CDS encoding CBU_0592 family membrane protein translates to MDIYQWIGFVGMAFVVFAYLLLQMDKYTIRSIQYQLLNLVGAILLLISLFVHFNLGSFIIEVFWIGITIYGIAKNIREKKNKKKEEE